The DNA window TTACTGATATCATAGAATCTGAAACGAATGAAAATGTCCGGTATAACGATATAATCCGTCAGGGTGTTTCTGCTTTACACCTGCAACCGGAAGAGATTTTAGTTATAAGTAATTCTCTGCAGACAGACCTTGTTCCGGCGTCTCAACTAGGATGCAAAACGGCTTGGCTTACTCCTAAAGCAGTGTCTGTAGCAAGCAAACGACAAACCGATTTTAAAATTAATACTTTAAAAGAGATAAATAAGATATTGCCTCTAAATTAATGTATTACTATATAACCCAAAACTCGTAATTCGGCATGTGAATGTAGATATCCGAGGTTTTCTAAGCATAAAGTGAATTGATTCTATTAAAAGATGCCGGGATATATTTATATATCCGGCATCTTTTTCATTATTTCACAAACGAAACCATAACATCATTCCATGCCGGTCAACACCTGTTTCACATCTTTTAAGGGTTATAATCGCCAACAGTCAATATAATATATCTACTTTTAAAACTTTAAATTACTATCATCTGTTTTATGACCAAAAATTATAGGACTCTATCCATTCTGGTACCTGTGTACAACGAAGAAAACACGGTACATCTTATCCTTGATAAGTTGGATAAAGTCCATCTTCCCAACGGGCTATCCAAAGAAATCGTGGTTATTAACGACGGTTCTAAAGATGGAAGCAAAGAACGCATCGAGACCTACATACAGACTCACCCCGAAGTACCGGTCACATTTGTCAATCATAAGCAAAATCAGGGAAAAGGGATGGCACTACGTTCCGGAATAGCCGTTGCTCAGGGAGATATAATAACCATACAGGATGCCGACTTGGAATGCGATCCTGCCGATTATCCCGATATGTTACCTTTTATCCTTTCCGGAGAATTCAAAGTCGTATATGGTTCTCGCTTCCTCAAAAAAGAAAATGTTCATTCATATAAAACATTTTACTGGGGAGGACGGCTGGTCTCAATCGTCGCGAATATACTTTATGGTTTACGGCTTACCGATGAACCTACGTGTTATAAAATGTTCGACGCCGACGTATTACGTTCTATTCCGTTAGAATGTATGCGTTTCGAATTTTGTCCCGAAGTAACCGCAAAAATCGCAAAACGGGGTTACCAGATAAAAGAGGTTCCTATCCATTACTATCCCCGTTCCAAAGAGGAAGGGAAAAAAGTTAAATGGCACGACGGCATCGAAGCTATCTGGACTTTAGTCAAATATCGTTTTCATAAATAATCACACCATGACATCTGACAATCACAAGAAAGAGAACAAACGCTCGTTTTTCGATTACTTCATATGGGTATGTAAAAACGGAGTGGCGGCTCTCATTTGCTGGTTTCTTATCAGCCATTTCGTATTCAAACAACCTGGTTACCAATGGATAACGCAGGGCATGCTTAAACAGAATATGGAACTTATCAAACAATACCCGAAACTTACCACGGATCAAAAATACGAGATGAAGCTGGGTACGTCGTACGCATATCTAAAATTTATCAGGGAACAAACTCCTCCTAATGCTATTATACTATATCCGGAAAGGAACGACTTTTTCCCTCCCGGAACGGAAAGTCAGTTTAAAGGGCAGGAACCGTATAATAAGGTATGGGCTACAAGATTCCTTTTTCCCCGCAAGCTTGTCACGCCAAGCGAATTAAAAGACAGCCCGTACGCCGGACAGATAACACATGTAGCAATCGTGAACGGACGCGGACGCGATCGTCTCAATTATCCGGTTCCCGAAGAATACCAATTTGCCGTATTACCGGTCAATCTTCCCACACAAAATCAGAACTAACATGTTATTCACAGGTATTATATTAACAATCCTCATCGGATTTTCTTTAGTAAACGCGATCTCGTTTAAATTTTCCTGGCTGGAAAAAATAGGATTGTCATTCCCTTTAGGCATCGCTTGCCAGACTTTACTTATGTTATTAATAGACTGGATCGGTATAGCTCTTACTTCCACATCCGTATTAAGTTCGGGACTGGTATTGCTTATTCTGATGAATATACCGACCTGGCTACGCAGAAAAAAGATAAAGACGGAACTAAAAAATATTTCTTTTGAATGGTCATCGGTCAATCTGGTCTGCTTGCTATTATTAGCCCTCGTTGCCTGGTACGAATACATGAATTTCTCCAAATGCATGTATTTTCCAACTTTCGACAGGGATAGCCTTACATCGTTCGATACATTCGGATTCATCATAGCTGGAGAGCATACACTTAAAAACTTGTCATTCTTCACTTCTGATTATATCCCAACTATTCATAATGCAGGAAGTCCTATTAGCTACACCCCTATGGTGCAATTAAGCTATGCTTACGTGTATTTGCTGGGCGCAGAAACTTCCAAGATTATTCCGGCACTGTCATATCTCTTTTTCCTTATCGCATTTTATGCCGTGTTAAGCCGTATGGCCGGAAATACTGGAGCTGCAATAGCGACATTCTTCGTATTGCTCACCCCCGAAATGACTTCATTCTCTTCTATGTCTATCACCAATGTCATACAAGCGGGAATCGCTTCTACCGGAATCCTTTATTTTTCCTTGTGGTTACGTAAGAGAGAAAACAAAGATCTGTATATGGGCGTAGCCTTACTGGCTGCTAATTTATGGTGCCGTACCGAAGGTATCGTCTTCGTTGCTGCTGCAGGTGTCTTATTCCTGATAGACAGCATCCGCCGGAAAGAATATAAACAGTTGGGAATATGTACTATCGTCGTATTATCTCCAATGATCATCTGGAACATATTCATGAAATCCAACGGATTTTATTCCGAAAATGCCGTTATCTCACATCCGTTCTGGGATCCAGAAAAACTATCAACCATCTGGAACGGTTTATGGGCTCTTTTTACCAATCCTCTATATTATGGATGGAGTTTTGCGGCATTTGCTTTAGCCGTAATCTTCAACAGTTGGGGAACTATCAAGAACCGTATCGGGCTGAATCTGCTGATAATGATCGTATTGTCCATGCTGTTCTATATACTGGTATTATATCACGTAGATTACATCTGGGATAGCATCGGCAATGTTCTCGCATATTCTGCCAAACGTTTCATGTTCTGTTTCATTCCCCTGTTATGGGCTTACACGGTAAGTAACAGCAGCGCTATATGGCTTACGGGAAAACTGGAAGGATTCTTGAAGTTGAAATAAATTGTCCTCATAAAAAATATACCGGCCTTAATTCAAGCCGGTATATTTTTTATTATAAGGACTCTTCTTTCATATAATAGAACTCGTAGAAAATAGACCGGGAAACATTACGCTTAATCAATAAATTGTCTACCTTTGTGCAAAATTTGGGATTGAAAAAAAATTACTGGTAAAAACAAAGATATCCATCAGCTGGATTAACGAGACAACCGCCTTAATATCAAAAATTTATCCTACAAATAAATATATATATTATAATTTTCATATGGACTGGATACAAAATCTGTTATTTAACAATGCATCTGTGGCACACACGGTCATTCTCTATTCTTTCGTAATAGCAGTGGGAGTACTTTTGGGAAAAATAAAGTTTTTCGGAATATCCCTGGGTGTCACTTTCGTGCTTTTCGTAGGATTACTCGTCGGACATTTCGGTTTTGAAGCTAACGAAAGTATTCTACATTTCGTAAAAGAGTTCGGCCTTATCCTGTTTATATATTCTATAGGATTGCAAGTAGGCCCCGGATTCTTTTCTTCTTTCAAGAAAGGAGGGCTTACGCTAAACATGCTGGCCGTCTGCATCGTCGCATTGAATATCGTTGTTGCCCTCGTTATTTATTACGGAGCCGGCAATATTGAAATGCCCATGATGGTCGGCATTCTTTCAGGAGCCGTTACCAATACCCCGGGGCTGGGTGCTGCAGAACAGGCTATCGCACAACTTCAGTTCGACGGAGCCCTCAATCCTGTAATGGCCGAATCAATTGCCAACCGGCCTATTTCCCTGGGATATGCTGTGGCTTATCCTTTAGGAGTAATCGGAATTATCATGGCGATGCTTATTATCCGTGCCATATTTAAAGTACGTCTGGAAAAAGAAAGTAAACAAATAGAAGAAGAGAAGGAAGCCAGTACGCTTAAACCGCATATCGTCACTTACACAGTAGAGAACAAATTAATCGTAGGACGTACCATTCAGGAATTAAGCGCACTCATAGACCGGAATTTCGTAGTATCCCGCATTAAACGGAACGATGAGGTCATCATACCTAATTCGGACACGAAACTGGAGGAAGGTGATTTACTACTGACAGTACTCTCAGTTATTGACGAAGACGCGATGAAAGCATTTATAGGGACTCCTATAGAAATGAACTGGGAAGCAATACCAGCTCCTATCGTATCACGCCGAATATTGATAACTAAATCGGAATACAACGGACGCAAACTGGGCTCTTTACGCCTGCGCATGGGATATAACCTGAACGCCACCCGTATCAACCGTTCGGGTGTTGATCTGCTGGCTCAACCTAACCTCGATCTACAAATGGGGGACCGAATTACGGTCGTAGGTAAACTGGATGACATCAACCGTCTGGCTGAGAAAATGGGAAACTCTATGAAACGACTGAACGAACCTAATATGATCACACTATTTATAGGTATTTTTCTGGGTATTATATTGGGCAGCATTCCGTTCGCTTTTCCCGGTATGCCTATTCCCATGAAACTGGGACTTGCCGGAGGTCCTTTGGTCGTCGCAATACTCATAGGGCGTTTTGGTTACAAAATGAAGCTGGTGACTTACACATCGACGAGTGCCAGTCTTATGCTCCGGGAAATCGGAATATGTTTATTCCTGGCGAGTGTCGGTATATCCGCAGGAGGAAATTTCGTGGAGACCGTCGCGTCAGGAGGGCTTGTCTGGGTTCTATGGGGATTCCTTATTACCATTATACCGTTACTTCTGGTAGGAACCGTAGCCAGAGGGTATTACAAACTGAACTATTATTCAATCATGGGACTGTTATCCGGCAGCTGCACCGACCCCCCTGCTCTGGCCTATGCCAACAAAATAGCAGGAAACGATGCACCTTCGGTAGCTTATTCTACTGTATATCCTCTGACGATGTTCCTGCGAGTATTAACCGCTCAAATGATGGTACTGGCTTTCGCTTAACACCATCTTATTTATATTTCAAAACGCCTTTTTTCCATATGGAGAAAGGCGTTTTTTAATGATAATTATTCATACATTTAGTTTCAAAAACACAATTTTAAAAATGCCGTTTCTTTATTGCACCATATCGTAAAAAACATATTCCCTGTCGGCAAAATAAGGATTATCTTATATTATAATTGTACCTATCCCGACCGACATCTATTTTTGTCATATTAACTAAAGAGACAAGATATGAATCGTCGTGAAATTATCGTCATACTTACAGGTTTATTCATCGTTCCATATTTATATGCACAAAACAACCGGCCGGCCGAATGGACTCTGCAGGACTGCATAGATTATGCGCACGTCCATAACATCAGTCTGCAACAAGGACGTATCAGTCTGGAAGGAAACCGGATAGATACCAAAGAGGCCAAGGCGCAACTTTTTCCCTCTTTATCTTTTTCAACCTCTCATTCTTATCTAAACAATCCTTTTATATCGGAAGAGAATACAAGCCATAATCTCTATAACGGTTCTTATGGAGTGGATGCATCATGGACAATCTTTGACGGGGGAAAACGCACCAGCACTATCAAGCAACAAAAATTACAGGAGAAGGTAGGACAATATGATCTGGATGAAACTTCGCAGAATATAGAGCTTTCTATTCTCAGCAACTACCTGCAAATCCTTTATGCTGAGGAATCGGTCCGAATAAACGAACAAACGGTGGAGGTCTCGGCATCTCAAAAAGAACGTTCCAAAGCATTACTGGACGCGGGTTCCATATCGCGCAGCGATTATGCTCAAATAGAATCCCAGTACAGTAACGACAAATATCAGCTGGTCACTTCGCAAGCAACATTGGAAGGACTGAAACTGGATCTGAAACAACTATTGGAACTGGGTATGGACGATGAAATGAAGTTGGCATCTCCCGAGTTGGATAATAGTGACATATTGAAGCCCCTTCCCGATAAAAAACAAATATACGAAACGGCTCTTTCATTCATACCATCTATCCAAAGCAGTAAAATAAATAACGAGATAGCAGAGTTATCCGTCTCAAAAGCCAAAGCCGGATACTGGCCCAGCCTATCCCTCAATGCGGGTATAGGAACGAGCAGTTTGTCAGGAACCGGAACAGGATTCGGTACACAGCTGAAAAATAAACTGAATGAGCAAATCGGGCTTACTTTATCGATCCCCATATACAACAACCGGAGTACCCGTTCTTCGGTAGAAAAAGCAAGATTACAGGTTATAAACAGTAATCTGGAATTACAAAACCAACAAAAAGAACTCCTTAAAAAAATAGAGAATGCATATCTGGATGCCCGTTCGGCACAGAATAAATATATGGCAGCGCAAGAAAACGTGAAATCGGCACAAGCAACTTACGAGCTGGTGGAAGAACAATTCTACGTAGGAATCAAGAATACGCTCGAAATGCTTACGGCTAAAAACAATCTGTTATCGGCCCGCCAAGAAGAAATTCAATCGAAATATCTGGCATTATTGAACATAAAATTACTCGACTATTATAATAACGAACCTATTACTTTAGAATAAAATAATAATCTTATGAAAAAGAAAAATATAATATTACTCGTCATCGTTATCATTCTGCTTATATCGGGTGCTTATTTTCTTTTCTTGAAAGGAAACGGAAATACAACATTCACACTTGAAACCGTTAAAGTAGCACGGGGAGACATAGCGAATATGGTAACAGCTACAGGAACCGTAGAAGCCATTACCCAGGTAGAAGTAGGCACTCAGGTATCAGGCATCGTAAGTCATATATATGTCGATTACAATTCCATCGTCACCAAAGGGCAACTTATTGCTGAACTGGACCGTACCTTACTGGAAGCAGAACTGGCTTCGAGTACGGCAACTCTGAATGCGGCGAAAGTAGAATACGACTATCAGACAAGAAACTTTGACCGTCAAAAGCAATTATATGACAAGAAGCTGATCAGCGATACAGAATTCGAAACAGCAAAATATCAGTTCGAAACAGCAAAAAGCAATTATGAAAAAAGTAAAGCGGACTTGGTAAAAGCAACAACAAATCTCAACTATGCCAGGATTTACTCTCCCATCGACGGAGTTGTCATTTCCCGTGCCGTAGATGAAGGACAAACGGTAGCTGCCAGCTTTTCTACACCAACACTTTTCACCATAGCTAATGACCTGAGAAAAATGCAGGTAGTGGCGGATGTGGACGAAGCGGACATAGGAGAAATAACCGAAGGCCAGCGGGTAAGCTTTACCGTAGACGCATTCCCTAACGACGTATTTACAGGAGACATCACGCAAGTACGGCTCGAGCCCACCACCACCTCTAACGTAGTGACTTATGAAGTAATCGTGAACGCACCCAATCCTGACCTGAAACTCAAACCCGGCTTAACAGCCAATATAACGATCTATACATCGGAAAGAAAGAATGTTATTAATATTCCCCTGAAAGCGCTCCGCTTCGTACCTGAATTACCATCCGGAAAAACTCAGCATATGCTTTCCCAAGAAAAACTTACAGTTGAAAACGATTCCTCCAAAATCGTATGGGTAAAAGAGAACAGCAGCCTGTCTCCCCGAAAAATCATTACCGGCATGGATAACGGGATAAACATTGAAGTAAAATCGGGATTGGAGGAAGGAGAAGAAGTCATAACAGACCGTAAAGCCGGAGTCTCCACAGTACAAGAAACGGATAAACAACAAGAAGAAAGTCCGTTCATGCCTAAACCTCCGGGAAAAAAATAAAGAACGATATGGGAAAAGAAATTATCCGTCTTGAAAATATACGCCGGAATTTCATTGTAGGAAATGAAACGGTGCACGCCCTGAAAGGTGTAAGTTTCACTATAGAAGCCGGCGAATTTGTAACAGTCATGGGAACCAGCGGCTCAGGCAAATCGACATTGCTTAACATACTGGGATGCCTGGATACACCTTCTTCGGGAGATTATTTTCTCGATAACGTCCCGGTTCGTGAAATGGGAAAAAACGACAGGGCGACTTTGCGAAATATGAAGATCGGTTTCGTGTTCCAGTCTTATAATCTCCTGGCTAAAACAACAGCTATAGAAAATGTGGAACTACCTTTATTATATAATT is part of the Barnesiella propionica genome and encodes:
- a CDS encoding glycosyltransferase family 2 protein is translated as MTKNYRTLSILVPVYNEENTVHLILDKLDKVHLPNGLSKEIVVINDGSKDGSKERIETYIQTHPEVPVTFVNHKQNQGKGMALRSGIAVAQGDIITIQDADLECDPADYPDMLPFILSGEFKVVYGSRFLKKENVHSYKTFYWGGRLVSIVANILYGLRLTDEPTCYKMFDADVLRSIPLECMRFEFCPEVTAKIAKRGYQIKEVPIHYYPRSKEEGKKVKWHDGIEAIWTLVKYRFHK
- a CDS encoding glycosyltransferase family 39 protein — protein: MLFTGIILTILIGFSLVNAISFKFSWLEKIGLSFPLGIACQTLLMLLIDWIGIALTSTSVLSSGLVLLILMNIPTWLRRKKIKTELKNISFEWSSVNLVCLLLLALVAWYEYMNFSKCMYFPTFDRDSLTSFDTFGFIIAGEHTLKNLSFFTSDYIPTIHNAGSPISYTPMVQLSYAYVYLLGAETSKIIPALSYLFFLIAFYAVLSRMAGNTGAAIATFFVLLTPEMTSFSSMSITNVIQAGIASTGILYFSLWLRKRENKDLYMGVALLAANLWCRTEGIVFVAAAGVLFLIDSIRRKEYKQLGICTIVVLSPMIIWNIFMKSNGFYSENAVISHPFWDPEKLSTIWNGLWALFTNPLYYGWSFAAFALAVIFNSWGTIKNRIGLNLLIMIVLSMLFYILVLYHVDYIWDSIGNVLAYSAKRFMFCFIPLLWAYTVSNSSAIWLTGKLEGFLKLK
- a CDS encoding TolC family protein; its protein translation is MNRREIIVILTGLFIVPYLYAQNNRPAEWTLQDCIDYAHVHNISLQQGRISLEGNRIDTKEAKAQLFPSLSFSTSHSYLNNPFISEENTSHNLYNGSYGVDASWTIFDGGKRTSTIKQQKLQEKVGQYDLDETSQNIELSILSNYLQILYAEESVRINEQTVEVSASQKERSKALLDAGSISRSDYAQIESQYSNDKYQLVTSQATLEGLKLDLKQLLELGMDDEMKLASPELDNSDILKPLPDKKQIYETALSFIPSIQSSKINNEIAELSVSKAKAGYWPSLSLNAGIGTSSLSGTGTGFGTQLKNKLNEQIGLTLSIPIYNNRSTRSSVEKARLQVINSNLELQNQQKELLKKIENAYLDARSAQNKYMAAQENVKSAQATYELVEEQFYVGIKNTLEMLTAKNNLLSARQEEIQSKYLALLNIKLLDYYNNEPITLE
- a CDS encoding putative transporter, with protein sequence MDWIQNLLFNNASVAHTVILYSFVIAVGVLLGKIKFFGISLGVTFVLFVGLLVGHFGFEANESILHFVKEFGLILFIYSIGLQVGPGFFSSFKKGGLTLNMLAVCIVALNIVVALVIYYGAGNIEMPMMVGILSGAVTNTPGLGAAEQAIAQLQFDGALNPVMAESIANRPISLGYAVAYPLGVIGIIMAMLIIRAIFKVRLEKESKQIEEEKEASTLKPHIVTYTVENKLIVGRTIQELSALIDRNFVVSRIKRNDEVIIPNSDTKLEEGDLLLTVLSVIDEDAMKAFIGTPIEMNWEAIPAPIVSRRILITKSEYNGRKLGSLRLRMGYNLNATRINRSGVDLLAQPNLDLQMGDRITVVGKLDDINRLAEKMGNSMKRLNEPNMITLFIGIFLGIILGSIPFAFPGMPIPMKLGLAGGPLVVAILIGRFGYKMKLVTYTSTSASLMLREIGICLFLASVGISAGGNFVETVASGGLVWVLWGFLITIIPLLLVGTVARGYYKLNYYSIMGLLSGSCTDPPALAYANKIAGNDAPSVAYSTVYPLTMFLRVLTAQMMVLAFA
- a CDS encoding efflux RND transporter periplasmic adaptor subunit, translating into MKKKNIILLVIVIILLISGAYFLFLKGNGNTTFTLETVKVARGDIANMVTATGTVEAITQVEVGTQVSGIVSHIYVDYNSIVTKGQLIAELDRTLLEAELASSTATLNAAKVEYDYQTRNFDRQKQLYDKKLISDTEFETAKYQFETAKSNYEKSKADLVKATTNLNYARIYSPIDGVVISRAVDEGQTVAASFSTPTLFTIANDLRKMQVVADVDEADIGEITEGQRVSFTVDAFPNDVFTGDITQVRLEPTTTSNVVTYEVIVNAPNPDLKLKPGLTANITIYTSERKNVINIPLKALRFVPELPSGKTQHMLSQEKLTVENDSSKIVWVKENSSLSPRKIITGMDNGINIEVKSGLEEGEEVITDRKAGVSTVQETDKQQEESPFMPKPPGKK